The Vibrio metoecus sequence TTATCAGTGCGGTAGGCCATGAAATCGATGTCACCATCGCCGATTTTGTTGCCGATGTTCGCGCCCCAACGCCATCAGCAGCAGCAGAGTTAGTTAGCCGAGATAATCGCCATAAACAGCAAGCCTTGCATCAATGGCAAGCCAAACTCATCGGCGCCATTCGTCATTATTTGGCACTACAACATACGCAATTTGCCCGCTTACAGCACAAGCTCGATAAACAGCACCCACAGACTCGCTTAGAGCGTCAACAGCAGCAACTTGATGAACTCAGCCAGCGTCTTGAGCAAAAGATGCAGCACCGTCTGGCAACTCAGCAGCAGCGTTGGGAGCGCTTAAGCCATAAGATCGAACTCCATTCGCCCATTCACTTGATCCGCCAGCAGCGTTTTAATCTGATCCAGCAAGAACAGCACATGAATCAGTCGATCCAGCACCATTTGATCCAATCACGCCATCGCCTTGCTTTACTCAGTGAGAAGTTGGATGCGGTCAGCCCTCTTGCAACATTAGCACGTGGCTATTCGGTGACACGTACGGCTCAAGGTGAATTAGTTCGTCAAAGCGCCCAAGTGAAACCGGGCGACACTTTGGTCACCCAGTTAATGGACGGTGAGATTATCTCTACTGTGAATCATCGTTAGTCGGCTGAAAGACAAAACGGATTTTTGATTTCGATTTCAGCTCATTACACTGATTACAAAAATAGTTGGCAGCACCACAAGCCTGCAGCTTTTCTAATTCACAGCCACACTCGGGGCAAATCCCCACTTTACGATAATCCACATCGCAAGCAGCACAGTGATACTGACCCGTCCACTCTAGCTCTTGATTGCATTTTGGGCATGGATTGTCCATGACTCTCTCCTTATCGTTTTGCATTGCGTCACATAATCTAGTGCAAAGAGATCATCTGCCATGATCCTTATCACGCCTGATGGGTTTAATGCGCAGCATTTAATCAATACCTGATACTCTTTTAAACAAGATCCTAGCTTGATCATGTGCTCAGAAGGCGTTGATCAGCGATCTGCCCTCAAAAGAACTTTTATATAACCACCCACCGAAAGCATAAGTTACATATCCTGCATTTCAATTTTAAACAGAGTTATAATCTACAAATAAAATCAAAATGCAGAGAAAAAAGAATATACTAAAAAGATCCCTCTAATCATGCAGGTTCTGTGTAAGTTATCGCTTCAATGTACTGTTCATCGACTTGTTTCAGTACCACTTTGATCAAACGAAATGCTTCCAACCCTTTGACATGCGTGCCTCCACAAGGAATACGTGCCGGAGTGCCTTCATGTAAATCACACACCCAGTAGCGAGAATCGGTTAGCATCGGGCCTTCACACTCAATCTGAATTGAACTCGATAACGCTAACCACTGCATAAGCTGTTGGTTAGTTTTTTCCTCTATTAAATCTAAATTTTTTAGCACGTCATCACTATTTAAGCCGCGCTTACGCAGTGTTTTTCCTAATCGATACAGGTCCGTTGAGCAATCTGGGGTTACAAAACTAGAGATTTGAGCATAGCTGTTGAAATCAAAATACCCATGTGGATCTTTACGGTCTGCATCTTTAC is a genomic window containing:
- a CDS encoding zinc ribbon domain-containing protein — translated: MDNPCPKCNQELEWTGQYHCAACDVDYRKVGICPECGCELEKLQACGAANYFCNQCNELKSKSKIRFVFQPTNDDSQ